The Flavivirga eckloniae genomic interval GAAGAAACTCGTTTAGTTGGGAGCTCAACTTGAGCTCTAAAGCAAGATTTACGTTAATTTTTATTTAGTAGAAACGACCTGCTCCTTTTTATTTCTAACAGCTGCTACAACAGCCACAAGGATCATAAATACTGCTAAAACGTAAACAAATGACGGTATAGGCAACGGGTCTCCTGCTGCATAACTATGTAAACCGGAGAGATAATAGTTTACACCAAACGACGTCATTATAATAGCCCAAAAGGCAAACATACTGGCTACATTAAGCACATAACTGTTATTTAATTTTGGAATAAAACGTAAATGTAAAACAATGGCATATACGATAATGCTTATTAGTGCCCAGGTCTCTTTCGGATCCCACGCCCAATAGCGTCCCCAAGATTCGTTTGCCCAAACACCACCTAAAAACGTTCCTACTGCCAATACAAACAAACCAATCGTCATTGCTATTTCGTTAATATAAGTAAGCTCCTTGATTTTAATATCTATAATGGCTTTTGTTTTGGGTGTTTTAAAGATTAAGAGCAACAATGCCATAAGCCCCAAAATAGCAGATAAAGCCAAAGGCGCATAACTACTCACAATAGTAGCCACGTGAATTTTTAACCAGTACGACTTTAATACGGGCATTAAATTGGTTATTTCCGGACTTAACCAATCCAAATAACTAACAAGCAGTAAAGCTCCTGAGAATAGCGTTGATAGAGGCAACGCAAAATCTGATTTCCTAAATGTAATTAGTCCGCATAATACCAATACCCAAGCTACAAAAATGAGCATTTCATATCCATTACTCCAGGGCGCATGTTGTGCTACAAACCAACGCAGCAAAATATTTCCTGTAAAACATAAAAAGGACACCAATGTTAAAATAATAAATATATTATTTAAAACCTCTGTCCATTTTTTCTGCGAAAACATTCTAATAATGGCTAAAACCAACAGAACAAAACCTAAGGTAAAAAACACCTGAAACAGCCAGAAGTTTATATTTGCTTTGTTATACCATAACTCAGCCTCAATACGCTCTGGTGTTGGTATAACCTCGGCACCTAGAACCTCTTGATACTTTTTAATATATTCTAGTTTTTCGTGAGCGCTCTCATAGTCATTAATAGCTATGTCATTAAAATATGTCGGGATAATTGTTTTTGCAAACTGACCATCTTCATCTGGAAAATCCTTAAAATGATGTGTATAACTAAACCAAGTGTTATTAGCATCATTTTTGTTAGGGAAAACTTTCAGGTAATTCCCTATAAAAACATTGTAAAGAATATTGAAACGTTCGTCAATTTTTAAAACTTCTTTATCAAACTCATTACGCTCCGAGGGTTTCTTTTTATTAGCCGCTTCAACTTGACTGGTTAACATGTACGCATCGTTTTCATCTAGCAAATTGGTAAAGGCTATTAAGTTGTTTTTACCTTTAGGAATGTTATTGAACAGGGTTCCTGTTTTAGCAAAATCTACTTTTATAATGGGTACGCGCTGCCATACTTGAGGCAACATGTGCATGGCCAAAAAGGTTTGGTTGGCATCTAGCACTATTTTTTTATTATCGAGAGGATAAGTGAATTTAGATTTTCTGGAGATTTTTCTAAGAAATTCCGATGCCAGAGTGTTTATAGGTTTTATACGCCCATCTAAATCCTGTAC includes:
- the ccsA gene encoding cytochrome c biogenesis protein, with protein sequence MQKLYKLLSSSSLALLLLLVFAIAMAVATFVENDFGTATAWVAIYDAWWFEVVMAGLAISFVANIFKYNLLRKEAWATLLFHLAFIVIILGAGITRYSSYGGIMRIREGASSNIIISDTNFLSATISDGTTTKTVKEKLAFTPISNNDFTIETRFNDKPIIISYNNFIADAVPEIVNDSVSGEPLLEMVVTVGNGRNTVYLKKGEIEKIGQHQHEIGFNSNKEGIINILEKDGAFSIKTPHDLDFFIMSSQQAGKVVKDSLQPITLRTLYRDGDISFVPLVYHEKGKFQLKSVSDKPKDNDKTKDDALIVNVSVDGEKQPVNILYRQGFLPTHHDIEINGTKVVLSYGAAAIKTPFSIQLDDFQLERYPGSSSPSAYASEVTILDNNTKTPFRIFMNNVLDYEGFRFFQASYDTDEKGTVLSVNHDWLGTNVTYLGYLLMIVGMFFTFFGKNSRFKFINKKLKQLKKKSVVTACLLLFGATYGFTQTPTDSLTIAVEKALESQEIDKNHADFFGRLLVQDLDGRIKPINTLASEFLRKISRKSKFTYPLDNKKIVLDANQTFLAMHMLPQVWQRVPIIKVDFAKTGTLFNNIPKGKNNLIAFTNLLDENDAYMLTSQVEAANKKKPSERNEFDKEVLKIDERFNILYNVFIGNYLKVFPNKNDANNTWFSYTHHFKDFPDEDGQFAKTIIPTYFNDIAINDYESAHEKLEYIKKYQEVLGAEVIPTPERIEAELWYNKANINFWLFQVFFTLGFVLLVLAIIRMFSQKKWTEVLNNIFIILTLVSFLCFTGNILLRWFVAQHAPWSNGYEMLIFVAWVLVLCGLITFRKSDFALPLSTLFSGALLLVSYLDWLSPEITNLMPVLKSYWLKIHVATIVSSYAPLALSAILGLMALLLLIFKTPKTKAIIDIKIKELTYINEIAMTIGLFVLAVGTFLGGVWANESWGRYWAWDPKETWALISIIVYAIVLHLRFIPKLNNSYVLNVASMFAFWAIIMTSFGVNYYLSGLHSYAAGDPLPIPSFVYVLAVFMILVAVVAAVRNKKEQVVSTK